In the Burkholderia glumae LMG 2196 = ATCC 33617 genome, one interval contains:
- a CDS encoding aldehyde dehydrogenase family protein yields the protein MTSPVTSAQSVSSLLAELGVDLAARRGEALAARSPLDGAVLATLATDSAADAARKIDAAQAAFLRWRTVPAPLRGELVRGFGKVLREHKAALGRLVTLEAGKIASEGLGEVQEMIDICDFAVGLSRQLYGLTIASERPGHRMMETWHPLGVCGVISAFNFPVAVWAWNAALALVCGDPVVWKPSEKTPLTALACDALLAKAIRAFDAAHPGVAPAELNQLLIGGRELGEALAASPRVPLVSATGSVRMGVEVAKVLGARLARGILELGGNNGMVVAPSADLDLVVRAVTFAAVGTAGQRCTTLRRLIVQRGVSAALLPRLEKAFASVKVGDPLAADTLVGPLIDRAAFEAMQAALADARAQGGAVTGGERVAAGGAQAFYVRPAIVRMPAQTAVVTRETFAPILYVLEYDTLDEAIALHNGVPQGLSSAIFTNDLREAEQFMSAAGSDCGIVNVNIGTSGAEIGGAFGGEKETGGGRESGSDAWKNYMRRATNTINYSRELPLAQGVKFDV from the coding sequence ATGACTTCCCCGGTGACTTCCGCGCAATCCGTCTCCTCCCTGCTCGCCGAACTCGGCGTCGATCTCGCCGCCCGGCGCGGCGAGGCGCTCGCCGCGCGCTCGCCGCTCGACGGCGCCGTGCTCGCCACGCTCGCGACCGACAGCGCCGCCGACGCGGCGCGCAAGATCGACGCCGCCCAGGCCGCGTTCCTGCGCTGGCGCACGGTGCCCGCGCCGCTGCGCGGCGAACTGGTGCGCGGCTTCGGCAAGGTGCTGCGCGAGCACAAGGCGGCGCTCGGCCGCCTCGTCACGCTGGAGGCCGGCAAGATCGCCTCCGAGGGCCTCGGCGAAGTGCAGGAGATGATCGACATCTGCGATTTCGCGGTGGGCCTGTCGCGTCAGCTGTACGGCCTGACCATCGCGTCCGAGCGCCCCGGCCACCGGATGATGGAAACCTGGCATCCGCTCGGCGTGTGCGGCGTGATCTCGGCGTTCAATTTTCCGGTGGCGGTGTGGGCATGGAACGCGGCGCTCGCCCTGGTGTGCGGCGATCCGGTGGTGTGGAAGCCGTCCGAGAAGACGCCGCTCACGGCGCTCGCCTGCGATGCGCTGCTCGCCAAGGCGATCCGCGCGTTCGACGCGGCCCATCCTGGCGTGGCGCCGGCCGAGTTGAACCAGCTGCTGATCGGCGGGCGCGAGCTGGGCGAGGCGCTGGCCGCGTCGCCGCGGGTGCCGCTCGTCAGCGCGACGGGCAGCGTGCGGATGGGCGTCGAGGTGGCGAAGGTGCTCGGCGCGCGGCTCGCGCGCGGCATCCTCGAACTGGGCGGCAACAACGGCATGGTGGTCGCGCCGAGCGCCGATCTCGACCTGGTGGTGCGCGCCGTCACGTTCGCGGCGGTGGGCACGGCCGGCCAGCGCTGCACCACGCTGCGCCGGCTGATCGTGCAGCGCGGCGTGAGCGCGGCGCTGCTGCCGCGCCTGGAGAAGGCGTTCGCCTCGGTGAAGGTCGGCGATCCGCTGGCGGCCGACACGCTGGTGGGCCCGCTGATCGACCGCGCGGCCTTCGAGGCGATGCAGGCCGCGCTGGCCGACGCGCGCGCCCAGGGCGGGGCGGTGACGGGCGGCGAGCGCGTGGCGGCCGGCGGCGCGCAGGCGTTCTACGTGCGTCCGGCCATCGTGAGGATGCCCGCGCAGACGGCGGTGGTGACGCGCGAGACCTTCGCGCCGATTCTCTACGTGCTCGAATACGACACGCTCGACGAGGCGATCGCATTGCACAACGGCGTGCCGCAGGGGCTCTCGTCGGCGATCTTCACCAACGACCTGCGCGAGGCCGAGCAGTTCATGTCGGCGGCCGGCAGCGACTGCGGGATCGTCAACGTCAACATCGGCACCAGCGGCGCCGAGATCGGCGGCGCGTTCGGCGGCGAGAAGGAAACGGGCGGCGGGCGCGAATCCGGCTCCGATGCCTGGAAGAACTACATGCGCCGCGCCACCAACACCATCAACTACAGCCGCGAGCTGCCGCTCGCGCAGGGCGTGAAGTTCGACGTCTGA
- a CDS encoding TetR family transcriptional regulator has protein sequence MKQGSNADAPDGATPARGSRRDESRRKYDPEQTKRNILEVATQEFSAMGLAGARVDAIAERTNTTKRMLYYYFDSKEGLYEAVLEKVYGDIRTLELELNIGELTPTEGMRRLVEFTFDYHDKHRDFVRLVSIENIHGAKYLEQLKSFKNRNLSIIKTIEDLLVRGAEAGEFRTGIDAFDLHLMISSFCFHRVSNRYTFGAAFGRDPSAPRLRVRHRTMIADSVLGYIAR, from the coding sequence ATGAAACAAGGTAGCAACGCCGATGCGCCCGACGGCGCGACGCCGGCCCGAGGCAGCCGCCGCGACGAATCACGCCGCAAGTACGACCCGGAGCAGACCAAGCGCAACATCCTGGAGGTCGCGACCCAGGAGTTTTCCGCGATGGGCCTCGCGGGCGCGCGCGTCGACGCGATCGCCGAGCGCACCAACACCACCAAGCGGATGCTCTATTACTACTTCGACAGCAAGGAAGGGCTGTACGAGGCGGTGCTGGAGAAGGTCTACGGCGACATCCGCACGCTCGAGCTCGAGCTCAACATCGGCGAGCTGACGCCCACCGAGGGCATGCGCCGCCTCGTCGAATTCACCTTCGACTACCACGACAAGCATCGCGACTTCGTGCGCCTCGTCTCGATCGAGAACATCCACGGCGCGAAATACCTCGAACAGCTGAAGTCGTTCAAGAACCGCAACCTCAGCATCATCAAGACGATCGAGGACCTGCTCGTGCGCGGCGCCGAGGCCGGCGAATTCCGCACCGGCATCGACGCGTTCGACCTGCACCTGATGATCAGCTCGTTCTGTTTCCACCGCGTGTCCAACCGCTACACGTTCGGTGCCGCGTTCGGCCGCGATCCGTCGGCGCCGCGGCTGCGCGTGCGCCACCGGACCATGATCGCCGACAGCGTGCTCGGCTACATCGCGCGCTGA
- a CDS encoding phospholipase D-like domain-containing protein: MSVTVRSYLSPTLVLLAFDWPPAASRDDFLGFAIRRTPGFHGADGKTRAASSWLPNRLSFDGPVADPQRDAPTDQAPIQKFMWWDARIDPPDRGQSFRYDVFPVVGHPDALELLDAEAGHCALTLPDHVVDGVGTWFNRAVVSSQAFARQVAALGIGEHDTPTDAQALALRTWLANDLQQVFDLMLGPATRAVSAVYHLTDTRWALPAFEAFGRRHGAAALAIVYDSHEIERTGKPPLPSPNQPAVDALRGLATLAPRDRTRIMHDKFIVTDGRAAGPHPAVLLTGSANFTTEGLTEQANVLHSFDSAILAGLYNERARALAANPSIADTAKLASGWSAPAQVGSASVRVAFSPEPGKTRIEIDTIVAAIRAARHSVVFCLFMPTDAELREACFAAGDAGRMMFGLVNRISVKGAEQADAAQRDGKPIGTMQLANLELYHRSRDHRDLIDAEYFSPATVPEGFEPELRLFPGEPAPAYPPVVIHHKFIVIDAEGENPIVYTGSANMSANSEHYNDENLLEIRDRRVAGTYLAEFLRLYEHYRARALAIGAARGGKLHADAHPTLALQPDSRWTKKYFVAGSPEEKARIALAAPPPG, encoded by the coding sequence ATGTCCGTCACCGTGCGCAGTTACCTGTCACCGACCCTGGTCCTGCTGGCGTTCGACTGGCCGCCGGCGGCGAGCCGAGACGATTTCCTCGGCTTCGCGATCCGCCGCACGCCGGGCTTCCACGGCGCCGACGGCAAGACGCGCGCGGCCAGCAGCTGGCTGCCGAACCGGCTGAGCTTCGACGGCCCGGTGGCCGACCCGCAGCGCGACGCGCCCACCGATCAGGCGCCGATCCAGAAGTTCATGTGGTGGGACGCGCGCATCGATCCGCCCGATCGCGGCCAGTCGTTTCGCTACGACGTGTTCCCGGTGGTGGGCCACCCCGACGCGCTCGAGCTGCTCGATGCCGAGGCCGGCCATTGCGCGCTGACGCTGCCCGATCACGTGGTGGACGGCGTGGGCACCTGGTTCAACCGCGCCGTGGTCAGCTCGCAGGCGTTCGCGCGACAGGTGGCGGCGCTCGGCATCGGCGAGCACGACACGCCGACCGACGCACAGGCGCTCGCGCTGCGCACCTGGCTCGCCAACGATCTGCAGCAGGTGTTCGACCTGATGCTCGGGCCGGCCACGCGCGCGGTGTCGGCCGTCTACCATCTGACCGACACGCGGTGGGCGCTGCCGGCCTTCGAGGCGTTCGGCAGGCGGCACGGCGCCGCTGCGCTGGCGATCGTCTACGACTCGCACGAGATCGAGCGCACCGGCAAGCCGCCGCTGCCCTCGCCGAACCAGCCGGCGGTGGACGCGCTGCGGGGCCTCGCCACGCTCGCGCCGCGCGACCGCACGCGGATCATGCACGACAAGTTCATCGTGACCGACGGCCGCGCCGCCGGTCCGCATCCGGCCGTGCTGCTGACGGGTTCGGCGAACTTCACGACCGAGGGCCTCACCGAGCAGGCGAACGTGCTGCACAGCTTCGACTCGGCGATCCTCGCGGGACTCTACAACGAGCGCGCCCGCGCGCTGGCCGCGAACCCGTCGATCGCCGATACCGCGAAGCTCGCGAGCGGCTGGTCGGCACCGGCGCAGGTCGGCAGCGCCAGCGTGCGCGTGGCGTTCTCGCCCGAGCCCGGCAAGACGCGCATCGAGATCGACACGATCGTCGCGGCGATCCGGGCGGCCCGGCATTCGGTGGTGTTCTGCCTGTTCATGCCGACCGACGCCGAGTTGCGCGAGGCCTGCTTCGCGGCCGGCGACGCCGGGCGCATGATGTTCGGGCTGGTGAACCGGATCAGCGTGAAGGGGGCCGAGCAGGCCGACGCGGCCCAGCGCGACGGCAAGCCGATCGGCACCATGCAGCTGGCGAACCTCGAGCTCTATCACCGCAGCCGCGACCACCGCGATCTGATCGATGCCGAGTACTTCTCGCCGGCCACCGTGCCCGAGGGCTTCGAGCCCGAGCTGCGCCTGTTTCCGGGCGAGCCCGCGCCGGCCTATCCGCCCGTCGTGATCCACCACAAGTTCATCGTGATCGATGCGGAAGGCGAGAACCCGATCGTCTACACGGGCTCGGCGAACATGAGCGCGAATTCCGAGCACTACAACGACGAGAACCTGCTCGAGATCCGCGACCGGCGCGTCGCCGGCACCTATCTCGCCGAGTTCCTGCGGCTCTACGAGCACTATCGCGCGCGAGCGCTGGCGATCGGGGCCGCGCGCGGCGGCAAGCTGCATGCCGACGCGCATCCGACGCTTGCGCTGCAGCCCGATTCGCGCTGGACGAAGAAGTATTTCGTGGCGGGCAGCCCCGAGGAGAAGGCGCGCATCGCGCTGGCGGCGCCGCCGCCGGGCTGA
- a CDS encoding DeoR/GlpR family DNA-binding transcription regulator, giving the protein MLAEQRHQYILSELSRSGALSVAELVRTLGVSRETVRRDLNALATRGLVVTTHGGALAADRREPSLSEREAANADAKQSIGRRAADLVPDGASLLLDSGSTTHAVALALTDRHRLTVYTNDWRIAFALARRNENRVTLLGGELSDDEDATFGLDTIQQLAQYHVDFAFVGAGGVTQDGDLTDYTRIAAEVRSRMLASAATAVVVADHSKFGRVTPVRINGIEHTRYLVTDRMPEKTVRRAVASRGIELIVCEA; this is encoded by the coding sequence ATGCTCGCAGAACAACGCCACCAGTACATCCTGTCTGAACTGTCCCGCTCGGGCGCGCTGTCGGTCGCCGAACTGGTGCGCACGCTCGGCGTGTCGCGCGAAACCGTCCGGCGCGACCTGAACGCGCTCGCCACGCGCGGGCTGGTCGTCACCACCCACGGCGGCGCGCTGGCCGCCGATCGCCGCGAGCCGAGCCTGTCCGAGCGCGAGGCCGCCAACGCCGACGCCAAGCAGTCGATCGGCCGGCGCGCGGCCGACCTGGTGCCCGACGGCGCGTCGCTGCTGCTCGATTCGGGCAGCACGACCCATGCCGTCGCGTTGGCGCTGACGGATCGCCACCGTCTGACCGTCTACACCAACGACTGGCGCATCGCGTTCGCGCTCGCGCGCCGCAACGAGAACCGCGTGACGCTGCTGGGCGGCGAGCTGTCCGACGACGAGGATGCCACGTTCGGCCTCGACACGATCCAGCAGCTGGCCCAATACCACGTCGATTTCGCGTTCGTGGGCGCCGGCGGCGTGACGCAGGACGGCGACCTGACCGACTACACGCGGATCGCCGCCGAGGTGCGCAGCCGGATGCTGGCGTCGGCCGCGACGGCGGTGGTGGTGGCCGACCACTCGAAGTTCGGCCGCGTCACGCCGGTGCGCATCAACGGCATCGAGCACACGCGCTACCTCGTCACCGACCGCATGCCCGAGAAGACCGTGCGCCGCGCCGTGGCCTCGCGCGGGATCGAGCTGATCGTCTGCGAGGCCTGA
- a CDS encoding DMT family transporter has translation MPALLAAAAFVALWSTGFVVARAIPPYADPNLYLLARFGGTALLFGAIALATRARWPAGREWGRHLLAGALLQGCYLGASYWAVAQGLPAGVMALLGALQPLATAALAVPLFGERLPARGWAGMALGLAGVALVLAPKLAAPAAAAGLSAFTVLVALLAIASITAGSLYQKTAVARTDLRTTVAVQNAGAAAVAAGFALALGETRWIASPTLWFSLAWGVTMLSGGAIVLLVWLLRRGGAARATSLMFLAPPLAALQGYLLFGETLGAPQLAGFALALAGVVLARAR, from the coding sequence ATGCCCGCCCTGCTCGCCGCCGCCGCGTTCGTCGCGCTCTGGTCCACCGGCTTCGTGGTCGCCCGCGCGATCCCCCCCTACGCCGATCCCAATCTCTACCTGCTGGCCCGCTTCGGCGGCACCGCGCTGCTGTTCGGCGCGATCGCACTGGCCACGCGCGCGCGCTGGCCGGCCGGCCGCGAGTGGGGCCGCCATCTGCTGGCGGGCGCGCTGCTGCAGGGCTGCTATCTCGGCGCGAGCTACTGGGCCGTCGCGCAGGGCCTGCCGGCCGGCGTGATGGCGCTGCTGGGCGCGCTGCAGCCGCTCGCCACCGCCGCGCTGGCGGTGCCGCTGTTCGGCGAGCGGCTGCCCGCGCGCGGCTGGGCCGGCATGGCGCTCGGCCTGGCCGGCGTCGCGCTGGTGCTCGCGCCGAAGCTGGCCGCGCCGGCGGCGGCGGCGGGGCTGTCGGCCTTCACGGTGCTCGTCGCGCTGCTGGCGATCGCCTCGATCACGGCCGGCTCGCTCTACCAGAAAACCGCCGTCGCGAGGACCGACCTGCGCACCACCGTGGCCGTGCAGAATGCCGGCGCCGCGGCGGTGGCGGCCGGCTTCGCGCTCGCGCTCGGCGAGACGCGCTGGATCGCCTCGCCCACGCTGTGGTTCTCGCTGGCCTGGGGCGTGACGATGCTCTCGGGCGGCGCGATCGTGCTGCTGGTCTGGCTGCTGCGCCGCGGCGGCGCCGCGCGCGCCACCTCGTTGATGTTCCTCGCGCCGCCGCTGGCCGCGCTGCAGGGCTACCTGCTGTTCGGCGAGACGCTCGGCGCGCCGCAACTGGCCGGCTTCGCGCTGGCGCTGGCCGGGGTCGTGCTGGCGCGGGCGCGCTGA
- the nadE gene encoding ammonia-dependent NAD(+) synthetase, giving the protein MTRPDYAARQRAIAAELLVAPSFDAAAEAERRVAFLADYLRSTGLATYVLGISGGVDSSTAGRLAQLAVERLRASGYDARFIAVRLPYGVQRDEEDAQRALAFVAADENLTIDVKPAADAMLGALVAAGQRFRDEAQQDFVHGNVKARERMIAQYAVAGARRGIVIGTDHAAESVMGFFTKFGDGGADLLPLAGLTKRRVRAVARHLGGAEALVMKVPTADLEALRPLLPDETAYGVTYDQIDDFLEGKPVDDHVYETVLRFYEMTRHKRALPYTPFDWPHQPGGVV; this is encoded by the coding sequence ATGACCCGTCCCGACTACGCCGCGCGGCAACGCGCGATCGCCGCCGAACTGCTGGTGGCACCGAGCTTCGACGCCGCCGCCGAGGCCGAGCGCCGCGTCGCCTTCCTGGCCGACTATCTGCGCTCGACCGGCCTGGCCACCTACGTGCTCGGCATCAGCGGCGGGGTCGATTCGTCGACCGCCGGCCGGCTCGCGCAACTGGCCGTCGAGCGGCTGCGCGCGAGCGGCTACGATGCGCGCTTCATCGCCGTGCGGCTGCCCTACGGCGTGCAGCGCGACGAGGAAGACGCGCAGCGCGCGCTGGCCTTCGTGGCCGCCGACGAGAACCTGACGATCGACGTCAAGCCCGCCGCCGACGCCATGCTCGGCGCCCTGGTGGCCGCCGGCCAGAGGTTTCGCGACGAGGCCCAGCAGGATTTCGTCCACGGCAACGTCAAGGCGCGCGAGCGGATGATCGCGCAGTACGCGGTGGCCGGCGCGCGCCGCGGCATCGTGATCGGCACCGATCACGCGGCCGAATCGGTGATGGGCTTCTTCACCAAGTTCGGCGACGGCGGCGCCGACCTCCTGCCGCTCGCCGGCCTGACCAAGCGCCGCGTGCGCGCGGTGGCGCGCCACCTGGGCGGCGCCGAAGCGCTCGTCATGAAGGTGCCGACCGCCGACCTCGAGGCGCTGCGTCCGCTGCTGCCCGACGAGACCGCCTACGGCGTGACCTACGATCAGATCGACGATTTCCTCGAAGGCAAGCCGGTGGACGATCACGTCTACGAAACCGTGCTGCGCTTCTACGAGATGACGCGCCACAAGCGCGCGCTGCCCTACACGCCGTTCGACTGGCCGCATCAGCCAGGCGGCGTGGTATGA
- a CDS encoding LysE family translocator: MLIDWQAIVAVLSVYVVGVVAPGPNFVAVAHKAASSTRPAALALVGGIVSVNLFWASCAILGVGIVFTAFPWIALVVKLAGAGYLVWFGSRLIVKAKAAPSVSPAAGATDANHRRAYMQGVATNIANPKSMAFFAAVFASATPAHVAWPTFGAMLSVVLVVSSSWYGCVALVLSHPEVAGAYRRGKAWIDRACGGVIIALGVRQLVR; this comes from the coding sequence ATGCTGATCGACTGGCAGGCCATCGTCGCCGTGTTGTCCGTCTACGTGGTCGGCGTGGTCGCGCCCGGCCCGAACTTCGTCGCGGTCGCGCACAAGGCCGCCTCGTCCACGCGCCCGGCCGCGCTCGCGCTGGTGGGCGGAATCGTCTCGGTCAACCTGTTCTGGGCGAGCTGCGCGATCCTCGGCGTCGGCATCGTGTTCACCGCGTTCCCGTGGATCGCGCTGGTGGTGAAGCTGGCCGGCGCCGGCTACCTGGTCTGGTTCGGCTCGCGGCTGATCGTCAAGGCGAAGGCCGCGCCGTCGGTGTCGCCGGCCGCCGGCGCCACCGACGCGAACCACCGCCGCGCCTACATGCAGGGCGTGGCCACCAATATCGCCAACCCGAAATCGATGGCGTTCTTCGCGGCCGTGTTCGCCTCGGCCACGCCCGCGCACGTCGCGTGGCCGACCTTCGGCGCGATGCTGTCGGTGGTGCTGGTGGTGTCGTCGTCGTGGTACGGCTGCGTCGCGCTGGTGCTCTCGCATCCGGAGGTGGCCGGCGCCTACCGGCGCGGCAAGGCCTGGATCGATCGCGCCTGCGGCGGCGTGATCATCGCGCTCGGCGTGCGCCAGCTGGTGCGCTGA
- a CDS encoding porin, whose amino-acid sequence MKTTSRRHAALGIAAAVSALFAGAAHAQSSVTLYGLIDEGLNFTSNAGGHSAYQLASGDTAGSRWGLKGNEDLGGGNHAVFLLENGFNLDTGRLGQDGGEFGRQAYVGLASDRYGTVTLGRQYDITVDPLGFASLTAAGNWAGDIATVPFDNNNEDWDFRVNNSIKYVSPTWNGLTVEAMYGFSNQAGFSNNRLWGATVNYQQGGLTAAASYLRMNNQGATAGGAVTAGDLFDGTSQQNIGAALSYRFTKVQVAAAYSHVDVYDPTSSAWLANGTPSNGAAWNAWKFDNLEFNSQYYFNSAFWLGASYTFTIAHLHSQQGDYAPKYHQLALMLDYDLSKRTSLYLQTAYQHAVSAHTGTGFDDAQIIDASAGPSSGVNQTVVRLGMMHRF is encoded by the coding sequence ATGAAGACCACCTCGCGGCGGCACGCCGCGCTCGGCATCGCCGCCGCCGTCTCTGCGCTGTTCGCCGGTGCCGCGCACGCGCAGTCGAGCGTCACGCTCTACGGCCTGATCGACGAAGGCCTGAACTTCACGAGCAACGCCGGCGGCCACTCGGCCTACCAGCTTGCCAGCGGCGACACCGCGGGCAGCCGCTGGGGGCTGAAGGGCAACGAGGACCTGGGCGGCGGCAATCATGCGGTGTTCCTGCTCGAGAACGGCTTCAACCTCGACACCGGCAGGCTCGGCCAGGACGGCGGCGAATTCGGCCGGCAGGCCTACGTCGGGCTCGCGAGCGACCGCTACGGCACCGTCACGCTCGGCCGCCAGTACGACATCACCGTCGATCCGCTCGGCTTCGCGTCGCTGACCGCCGCGGGCAACTGGGCCGGCGACATCGCCACCGTGCCGTTCGACAACAACAACGAGGACTGGGATTTCCGCGTCAACAACTCGATCAAGTACGTGAGCCCGACCTGGAACGGGCTGACCGTGGAGGCGATGTACGGCTTCTCGAACCAGGCCGGCTTCTCGAACAACCGCCTGTGGGGCGCCACCGTCAACTACCAGCAGGGCGGCCTGACGGCGGCGGCTTCGTACCTGCGCATGAACAACCAGGGCGCGACGGCGGGCGGCGCGGTCACGGCGGGCGACCTGTTCGACGGCACCTCGCAGCAAAACATCGGCGCGGCGCTGTCCTATCGCTTCACGAAGGTGCAGGTGGCGGCCGCGTACTCGCACGTCGACGTCTACGATCCGACCAGCAGCGCCTGGCTCGCCAACGGCACGCCGTCGAACGGCGCGGCCTGGAACGCCTGGAAGTTCGACAACCTCGAGTTCAATTCGCAGTACTACTTCAACTCGGCGTTCTGGCTCGGCGCGTCGTACACGTTCACGATCGCGCACCTGCACTCGCAGCAGGGCGACTACGCGCCGAAGTACCACCAGCTCGCGCTGATGCTCGACTACGATCTGAGCAAGCGCACCTCGCTCTACCTCCAGACCGCCTACCAGCACGCCGTCAGCGCGCACACCGGCACCGGCTTCGACGATGCGCAGATCATCGACGCGTCCGCAGGGCCTTCGTCGGGCGTCAACCAGACGGTGGTGCGGCTCGGGATGATGCACCGGTTCTAA
- a CDS encoding S10 family peptidase: MGNDSGSSASGETFPLHHGAHNSQGVPPTVNPVALARGRDEPFFDPVAYGNGPDDSVSDTTESAAVTHHTAVIGGKRIAYTASAGHLVTVDASSSQPNAKLFYVAFTQDGQKEETRPVTFFYNGGPGSSSVFVLLGSFAPRRIRTSMPSFTPPAPYQMEDNPDSLLDKSDLVFVNPVGTGYSAAVAPFKNRNFWGVDEDADSLKQFIKRYLTKNNRWNSPKYLYGESYGTARSCVLAYKLHEDGVDLNGITLQSSILDYRQAGNPVGVLPTAAADAWYHKRLGVMPTPTDLGAFSEEVAQFARTDYLDALRKFPQTDAAVVQKLSDYTGIDTTTLLSWSLDVASYDARGNSVFLTTLLRARGLSLGSYDGRVTAISSGIAGNIDPNSGGNDPTMTAVSGVYTAMWNSYLNEQLKYTSNSAFTDLNDQAFANWDFKHTDPTGKEVGLDAKGNVILYTAGDLAAVMALNPDLKVLSANGFYDFVTPFYQTVLDLQQMPLEDAKVRKNLSARFYPSGHMVYLDGGSRTALKRDVAALYERTVADTGAVMRIRALQAKKRGG, encoded by the coding sequence ATGGGCAACGATTCGGGTTCCTCAGCAAGCGGCGAGACGTTTCCGCTGCATCATGGCGCACACAATTCGCAGGGGGTGCCGCCGACCGTCAATCCGGTGGCGCTCGCGCGCGGCCGCGACGAGCCGTTCTTCGACCCGGTCGCCTACGGCAACGGCCCCGACGATTCGGTCAGCGACACCACGGAGAGCGCCGCCGTCACGCATCACACCGCCGTCATCGGCGGCAAGCGGATCGCCTACACGGCCAGCGCCGGCCATCTCGTGACGGTGGACGCGAGCAGCTCGCAGCCGAACGCGAAGCTGTTCTACGTGGCCTTCACGCAGGACGGGCAGAAGGAGGAGACGCGCCCCGTCACGTTCTTCTACAACGGCGGGCCGGGCTCGTCGTCGGTGTTCGTGCTGCTCGGCTCGTTCGCGCCGCGCCGGATTCGCACCTCGATGCCGAGCTTCACGCCGCCCGCCCCCTATCAGATGGAGGACAACCCGGACAGCCTGCTCGACAAGAGCGACCTGGTGTTCGTGAATCCGGTGGGCACCGGTTACTCGGCCGCGGTGGCGCCGTTCAAGAACCGCAACTTCTGGGGCGTGGACGAGGACGCCGACTCGCTCAAGCAGTTCATCAAGCGCTACCTGACGAAGAACAACCGCTGGAATTCGCCGAAATACCTGTACGGCGAGTCCTACGGCACGGCGCGCAGCTGCGTGCTGGCCTACAAGCTGCACGAGGACGGCGTGGACCTGAACGGCATCACGCTGCAGTCGTCGATCCTCGACTACCGGCAGGCCGGCAATCCGGTGGGCGTGCTGCCGACCGCGGCGGCCGATGCCTGGTATCACAAGCGGCTCGGCGTGATGCCCACGCCGACCGATCTCGGCGCGTTCAGCGAGGAAGTCGCGCAGTTCGCGCGCACCGACTATCTCGACGCGCTGCGCAAGTTCCCCCAGACCGACGCGGCGGTGGTGCAGAAGCTGTCCGATTACACCGGCATCGACACCACCACGCTGCTGTCGTGGAGCCTCGACGTGGCCAGCTACGACGCGCGCGGCAACTCGGTGTTCCTGACCACGCTGCTGCGCGCGCGCGGGCTCTCGCTCGGCTCGTACGACGGCCGCGTCACGGCGATCTCGAGCGGTATCGCCGGCAATATCGATCCGAACTCGGGCGGCAACGATCCGACCATGACGGCCGTGTCGGGCGTCTACACGGCGATGTGGAATTCGTATCTGAACGAGCAGCTGAAATACACCTCGAACTCGGCATTCACCGACCTCAACGACCAGGCCTTCGCGAACTGGGACTTCAAGCACACGGACCCGACCGGCAAGGAGGTGGGCCTCGACGCGAAGGGCAACGTGATCCTCTACACGGCGGGCGACCTGGCCGCCGTGATGGCGCTCAACCCCGACCTGAAGGTGCTGTCGGCCAACGGCTTCTACGATTTCGTCACGCCGTTCTACCAGACCGTGCTCGATCTGCAGCAGATGCCGCTGGAGGACGCGAAGGTGCGCAAGAACCTGTCGGCGCGCTTCTATCCGTCGGGGCACATGGTCTATCTCGACGGCGGCTCGCGCACCGCGCTCAAGCGCGACGTCGCGGCGCTCTACGAGCGGACCGTGGCCGATACCGGCGCGGTGATGCGGATTCGCGCGCTGCAGGCGAAGAAGCGGGGCGGTTGA